Genomic DNA from Prunus persica cultivar Lovell chromosome G1, Prunus_persica_NCBIv2, whole genome shotgun sequence:
TATCTTTCACTAATGTGCATAGAATAAAggtttattatcacaaaacgtccctaaggtttacgaaactatcagattgcatccttaatgtttttgtgtgtcattcgtggtcctcaaggttagtatgtgttatcacaaatggtccatgTCGTTAGGTTCCGTCAAAAACTCTGTTAatttgttgatgtggcatatatatatagcacaAAACATCCCTGAGGTTCATGCACTTATCATAAATGGTTcttgccaaattttttaatttaaaattcataaaattttggttttctttttaaaattttatgaatttaaaattatttaaatatatatattaatatttcaaATACATGTGATATTGTAGATGTGGGCTtcatatatatgccacatcgacaaactaatggagtttttaaaaaataatttaaaaatgaaaaaactaagggtttagggttcataaatggtcctcaagattaaaatccttctataaataatattttcatttataaataattttaaaaagaaaaccaaaattttatgaattttaaattaaaaaattaaaaaaattcgtaaagaccatttgtgataggtgcATGAACCAtagggatgttttgtgatatatatacagccccgatctcttggaccacaggggtccaagaaattgtggtcacccaccgttggatgttaatccaatggttcaaaaaaagttcttaaaatgagtgcaagagtgagtgaactgttgaatttacatccagcGGTGAGTAactacaaatctcttggactcctgtagtCTAAGAGATCgagactgtatatatatatatgtcatgtCAGCACACTAACGGAGTTTTTGACGAAACTTAACAGCAGGGACCATTTGTAATCgcacatactaaccttgaaGACCACGagtgacacaaaaaaaaaaaaaacattaaggatgcaatctgatagtttcgtaaaccttaaAGACGTTTTATGATAATAAgcctaaaataaataatagtttagactattacttttattaattaaataaaaggaagaagTGGTAATGGTAAATAATAGTCATAACGGTGGCATgggcaaaattgtatttttgcaGTGGTTGTGGGTTGAGAGACATTGAGAACTGCTGAGTTGTcatgtcttttcttttcacgATCCTATATCTTATCTCAAATCAAATCTGAATCCCCTCCAACTATCCTCTTCCAACTCTCAGTAACATTTAATATTCGACCCACACATTATAACCACTATCCTCTTCCAactcaaaaccaaaataatctttttttgGAGGAACAAAACCAACAGAAATTTAAAGAACCAGAACTGGTGAATTTTCTTCCCCTCTCTGTTCCCACTATTCTCCCCAACCAAAcagaaatatgaaaataataaaacaggGCTTGCagacaattttattttctatgggttttgttctcttcctttccaacagttcataatttaaatttctttatgtGCTCTGCTTCCTAAAATATCTTTTTGCAGCATAATGAAGACACTGGCTATCAAATGGCATGAACAAGTACATTGGTGTGCCTCATTCCCATCCTCTCATATGCCAATCTTCAACCCCAGgttcttttttctaattttgtatTGCAATTCGCAATTTTATCTTGACCCATCGAAGAAAAGTTAGCAGTGATCATTCAGTGGTTAAGAAATCCTTGCTTTTATATTTCAGGAAGAAAATTGAAGTGATAAAGGTAACTAAAGCAACCAGCTTAAGTTCAGAGTCAAATGCAAAGAAAGCAAATTTGTGTGCtgcaaagaaggaaagaattAAGCTGCCAAATCATGATGATAGCTCTGGTGGCAAGACTTTTCACATTAGTGAGTTTCTCAGCCACCAATCAGGAATTGAAGCCATGCTTAACACCAGAGCCTTAAAAAGCTTTGAATCCCTTGATACTGATACTTACAGGTCATTCCCTTGGAACCCTTTTGTGCTTGACTTCTTCCATGTTCACTTGAAACTTCAAAAGTGAGTCTAAGATAGGAAAAAACAATGCCCTTTTTCTGTGCAGATGCACCCTGCCAAAGCTTCagcttttgaattttgaagctGCTCCTGTGCTGGACTTGAGAGTGACCCCAACAAATGAAGATTGTATAGTTGAGATGCTTTCTTGCAGGGTGAGTTTCAAATCCCATAaatgcttacatataaaagtGAACTTGTAACATTGCAAAATGAGGATGCATTTGATGGCTTCTTACAAATTTGATTTGCAGTTTGAGGGTTCAGAAGCCGTGGAACGCCAAAACAGCCATTTTTCAGGTGAATAAAGATTGGGTGAGAGTCTTGTAACTTTTAGAAGAGTAAGTTTTAGTCCATGGGAATATCGAATTTACACTTTCGAAGGAAGAAAGACTTGTAAGGTCATCAAATGctcatttatttttgaaagccTTTATTCTAAGGGCCTGGCTGCAAGGCTCTTCATGTATTTCTTTGAAAAAGAATATCAAGCGTCTTCTAATCTTATGGTCTCTATTTACAGCATTTATGAGAAATCACATGTCGTGGGACACAAATGACTCTGAATCTTTTTTGGAGGTTGATGTGAAGCTAAACCTCACTCTTGAGGTTGTTAAAATTTCGCTTGCATTATCCTTCACTCTCTGTTATCTTTCTCCTTCACTTTCGACGCAATAGCCAATACATGCCATTTTCACCTGTCGTTAGCAGCTGTTTCTAGTTTCTACTTGCATAATTGAGCTGGAATATAGGATTTCAATAGCATATGTTATGTGCAGATTTATACACGCCCTTTCACCATGATGCCAGTATCAGCTGTTGAGCGTCCTGGAAATTTGTAAGTACTTGAagctttgtttgtttctttagaactttatataattgtttttggGCAGAGATGAATTCAAACTGTGCAAGTGTGATGACATGCAGAATGATGCAAGCCTTAGTGGATAGGCTGGTGCCATTGCTTCTGCAGCAACTACTACAAGATTACAGCAAATGGGTTGTTGATAAGCAAGCAGTTGGATGATCTTCCATCCATTTCTGCAAACAGAGATAGATgagtaaaacaaaagaagacaGAATGGGGAGTCGTAGTTTCCAGCCTACGACGAAAAGTAATCCCTTCTGCATCAATCTGAACATTCAACTCTACTTTCCGGCGACATTATTTCAAGTTGCGGTCATTCTTTTGGGGAGGAAATTGTTAACTTGCAGCTTAAATTTAGGTCTAAAACTAAAACCTCCCCACAATATCCTTGATCCTTATGATGATGTCCTAGAATTTTGCGGATGGATATAAAATGTGTTAAAATTCTCGATCAAGAGGAGATGTAAATTTTTAGTTGTCATTTTCGTCTGTATATCTTAAGATGTAATGTAATAACATTGTTAGTTCATCAATTTATGACATTCAAGTTAGAAGGAAATTTGTCAATCCCTAGCTTTCATGGTTTTATCATTGTCACcttacaaagaagaaaaattacaattgTAACCAAATCCGTGACTTCATTGGCAAATGCCATGACACATTGGGGGATGCATTGCATCATGCTGCTAATAAACAAATAGGccaacaacaaataaatagaTTAAAAGCATTGCGTTTCTCATCGCTTCCTCAAAGACTCCCTTGGCTGCAgggaagaaggcatgccaaagaCTCgtgaaaatagcaaaataaaatCACAGCATTCCAGGGCTGGATCTGAtggcaaacaaaaaaaactaagtCTCAAACTGCGTTCCTAAAAACCGTATTACAGGTAAGTTGCATCATCTGATACAGATCCAAGAAAACATTACAACTCaaaatgcaatacaacaaaCTCGGCCAAACTAAAATTGCACTCCATCACAGGCGGCACAACCAGTTCAGCTCTCAACGGTTGGTCAAACTAATATGCCACCTCCATCACCAGCAGCACAACCGGCACAACCAGTTATCTCGACAGTCGATTATGTTCAGCAAGCTCCTCTGACAGACACAATAAAACCTGTCACATTTTTATGTTAGAACCACAATGAAGGTTATATTGCGATGAAAAAACAGATTTAGAAAACAAAGGGCACGCGCATGGATGAGTTACAAAGAGCGACTCAGAGGAGACTATTTTGACACTACATATCCAACTGCCACTTCTAATGCCACACTTTGCTAAGCATATAAACCACTATGTTTCAGCTTTCAACAGATAGCTTTATTCCTCTCTTTACAGAAATTAGTGTTTTGCAGAAAAGAAGCTGCATGAAGACGACAGCTACAACCACCTTAATTCTTATAAACCAAAAACATAGAAACTAAAGCATGGGAACCCATGACACATAACAAAATGGATGGCTGATAACATGCACTCAGTGACATTTATTAAAAGGCATGCAACCTTGATGTTTGTATGTGACctcaacataacaaaaaattcaaaagcatTTTACAAACAATGCAtgtaaagaatttttttttttaaaagtatatcTTACCATAAATCAGTCCCGATTCCTGGAACGACCATCATTATGTTTGTCATTTTCATATCTTCTTCTCTCACTTGATCTAGAATCATCATATCTTGCTCTCTTGTAATCCAGGTGCctatctctctctgtctccttACTTCCCCCTTCTTCATCTATGTTTCCATGCCTTCTAGAATCATCAGATCTTGCTCTCTTGTAATCCAGGTGCCTATCTCTCTCAGGCTCTTTACTTCCCCCTTCTTCATCTATGTTTCCATGCCTTCTAATTCCACGCTCCTCTTCAACATCCTCTCCATGCCTTCTATATATACGATCATCTTCATTGTGTTTGTCATTTTCATGCCTCCTCCTAACCCTTTCAGTCTCCTTACTTCCCCTTTCTTCATCTACTTTACCATACCTTCTATTTCCACGCTCCTCTTCAATATCTTCTGCGTGCCTTCTATATTTGCGATCCTCTTCAATATGTTTGTCATTTCCGTGCCTCCTCTTCTCCCTCTGTGTCTCCTTACTTCCCCTTTCTTCATCTATTTTTCCATGCCTTCTATTACCACGCTCCTCTTCCACATCCTCTACACGCCTTCTATATTTAGGATCTTCTTCATTGTGTTTGTCATTTTCGTGCCTCCTCCTCTCATTTGATCTAGCATCATCATATTTTGCTCTCTTGTAATCCATGACTTGATCCCTGTCAATATCCTTATTTCCCTGTTCTTCCTCCATTTTCCCAAGCTTTCTGTTTCCATGCTCCTCTTCGTGATTTTCTCTGTGCTTTCTATATTCATGATCCTCTTCGTCTCTTCCATGCTTCCTTCCCctattttcttcctccttgtTGTGTCTTCCACGTATTCCATGATCCTCTTCATCCCTTCCGTGCTTTCTACCCTTATGCTCCTGATCATCCTTGCTGCGGCTTCTACCTCCTCCACGCTCTTCGTAATCCTGATTACCCCTCCTACTAACCCATTGTGGTTCACTATCCTTGCTGTGAACTCTGTCCTCACGTTCTACAGTCACATCATCATCAGTATCAATCCTGCCACTTCCTCTACTCTTTTCTGTTATTGCACCTCTACTTTTTCTGGACCTTTCATAGTCAGATTCATCATCCACATCATAATTTTTCCTGCTTTTTCCACTTCTAACATTGTTGCCTTTGTTGTCATCCTCCACGACAAAATTATCTCGCTCCACCTTTCGGCTACCATGCTGATTCCTCTGCTTCTCAACTtgactttttttcctttccatcCTGCTGTCAGAATCAGACTCATCCCCAGAATCATGCCGCCTGCTTGGTTTCACATGTAGTTTCTCCTTTTCAGCTCTACTCTTCGAGAAGTCTTTATCAGAACCAGAATCTTCATCAGAATCATGCCTCCTACGAGGTTGTTTGGATTTCTCAACTTCCTTTCTGGATCTGCCCTCAGCACCATCATCACTGGTAGCAGAATCAGAATCATCAGTGTCATTCTTTCTGCTCTTATTATGCTTCTTTACAACCTTCTGCTTCTTTCTACCATCAACTTCTGAATCATCTTCATCGGAATCATGCCTCCTATGAGGTTTTTTGAACTTatcaactttctttcttgaacTGTCCTTCGCATCATCATCACTGGTGGCAGAATCGGAATCATCggtgttttcatttcttcttttattgtgCTTCTTTGCAACCTTGTGCTTCTTGCCAACATCAACTTCAGAATCATCTTCATCACTGCTGCTAGTTCCACGgcgcttcttctttttatcagCTTTCGGAGGACTACCACTGTTATCGGTATCAGAAGAATCATACTTATGCCTTTTCTTCCtactttcttccttcttgttCCGCCTAGATTCTTTCACACTCTTTTTCTTATCATCTTTTTCAGCTTTCTGCTTTTCCTCCCCATGTTTCTTCCGCGAATAGTCCCTGTCCAAAAATGCATGCTCGCTTCTCTCCTGAGGCCTGCCATCATCATTTGGACCATTCTTCCGACTACTTTTCAGTCCATCATCAACCTCATCAGTatctttttctgttaaatcaGATGAAGCTAGTCCAAGAGCAGCTCTTAATGTTTCCATTTGCTTCTCCTTCCTGGCAGCAATTTGGTGGGTCTGTGTATCTGAAACCCTGGTTAAGtgacaaaatataaatttaatcaaaaaattcaaaataccaaatttcAATGTCCAACTTTTAATCACATTCTATTGAGCAGCAAACTACATGCAAAATATACTActataattagaaaattaaagatatTACTATTCATATATGCAAGCAATTCTCAACATTTCATACTTTaaccaaaaaagagagaaattacTTCTTATCGGAAATCACAACGGCGGTGGATCCACCGAGCTCCTCGGAAGCAGCTGCGGCTTCGAGAGTCTTCCGAGCCTCCTCGAGCTTCTCCGCGATCTCAGTATCCGTAAAACCCTGATCGATGAGCTTATCCTCGAGCACCACAAGCTTGAGCTGAATCTGGCGCTTGCGATCATGCTCGAGGATGTCCCTGTTGGCCTTCTTCATGACGCCGCCCATGCCCTGGTCGTCGTCAAAGCCTCTGGAAGAATCGGCGACCTTTCCGGTCCTCGATTTGATGAAGAACTTGTTAGTCTGTATGTAACCATTGGTCCCAGACCCCCTTGGAGTTTGTAACCCTATTCCGTTGTACATCTCGCTCTTCAAAATCACTGTTCAATCACAATCGGTACTAAAATCAACTCGCAGAAACCCTAGATTCAAAAACAGGTGGATACAAATCCAACGCAAAACGAAGAAGGGCAAGCAATTGATTTCCAGGGAAACAAACAGAACCTGGATTTCGCTAAGGGCGGTGTTTGTTGAAATTCCCTGGCTCTCTCTTCGTATCACAAGCAGAGAGGAAAAATACAGATTTATAACCTCtgtatttttttctgttttaaaaCCTTTTCAGGTTTGGAAAGGAATTTCGAGAAGAGGCCAACTTTACAGGCTTTGGAATTTATAAAGGctttttttatcacaaattgTGCCTTAGGTTTGTAAAATTATcgtctttgattttttatgtttttttaatgacaTTATTGGTCATTCCGTCAAGTTTagtagaaaaaaatttattagatTGTTGATGTGGACGCTAagtgaattaaaattaaaaatatatattataaatgaagaaaaaaaattaggaaaaaaaaaaaagatgggtACGAGCTGGGGATGGGTCTCTGGTGGAGGTGgggttggggttggaattCGGGCAGTTGTTGGGGGATGGGTCTTGGGTGGGGTTAGGGTTGGGATGGATCTCGGGTGGAGATGGGGGTTGTATAGTGGCATTGGGCTTGGGAGTTTTCtggatagagaaaaaaatagggtgagagagagaaagagagggagataGGGAGGGATGGGGAAGGAGGGATTGGGGGGGTTTGTGGTCGAGTAATTGGGAGTTTGTCACatgtataaatattatttccgTTCACATGTTCTATTGTTCACTTgcatttttatacaaaatgtTAATGATGAGTTTTATAACCCAAAGTCTGAAACTCAAAGACCCTAATctatttgattattttctaATTGCATGGACATGGCCCTAAATTATCTGATTATTTCCCCATTGCCCAAAATTAGACTTAGAGAGAGGGCAAATTTTAAATGATAAATAAGAacaattatgtatatatttatatttcaaaaaaaatttgtattatATCATTTTCAATTCCAGTTGTATAGACCCCGTTCCCTCTATGTCCATTCAATCTGAACCTTGCTGCATGAATGCACTGTAAGACCAGGAATGCCCTCAATGATCCATTCCTCGCCCTCAAATTAATCCACTTTTATCTCTAATCAAGTGATTTCAATAACTCATATCGTCAACTATTGTATAGAGTCGaacaacaaaatttcaaatcctAACAACAGATACATTTCTATTGCCTTATATATTCAATACAAACATCAGGGACAAGCACTGCATGTATCCGGGTGTAATTCTTCCCAAATCTATGGGGCACCCAAACTAATTCACCACCATGAATTTTAGGTGGGGCATAGGCATATTAGACACTCAACTTAGTCGCCTCTAAGATGGATCAAACAATCAACTCTGCTTGCGTTTTACGCATCGGAATACCAGACTTTCAATCCTCATGTGTATCGAACAAGACATAAAACCAAGCGACGCTACAGCCCGACCCAATATGAACGTCCATTGGTGTTGTGAATGGGTGAACTGGAGGGCGATGTCACAGTCCATTCATACCAAACCTGCATCACATTCCATAGGAGCTCATTCAAAGACTcattattcataaaaaaaaaactacaaactcAGGAACAGATGCACAAAACACACTAATTATATGCTCAAGATTCTGACCATGCATAATGGCCTTGAGATTTATACATTCTTTGTAAACAATAAAGGATTGTCTTTTAAGGGTTTACTAATCGTTACCTTGCTAGGACGGCAACAACGCCAAAAATGTACTTCAAGAGAAGAACCAGGATGTAGAGAAATGGGTGTCCTCAGTgggaaaaatattggaaaccTGAGTACAACAACATACCAGGTCAAATAGTGCAATGATTTACAGATACAAGAAACcaataatttttgggttcatctAGATGATAAACAGCATGTAAGTCATACAACTACCACATAAGTTTGAGCTATGATAAACAGCATGTAATGTAAGCCATATAACTACCAAATAAGTTTTAGCCATGCTTTGCTTCATGTGTTTACCATTTGTAGCATAAccatgaaaatataaaataaacaaaaacattttaacaattggaaagaaaaagcaaacatagGATGACAAGCATCAACCGCACAAGAAAAGGATAGTAGGGATCCACACCAGCTAAACATGTTCGGTGTTGACGTTGACGGTTCAATGCCAAGATGAACTTCTTTGTATAGAACAGCATCAAAATAGCCAGCAAATCCTGAAGGTGTAGAGAAAAGGGTAAATCAGACATTTCCTAATACAAACGTCTTAATTAAATGTGTGCCTGTGTTTTTCTCAGCATAAATACTCAGATCTTAGTCTGCTCAAAGAACAAATTCAAGTAGCGGTTGTTAAACATGGCAGGTGCAATAAACCAAAATCATTGCATTGCATAACCAACCCACTAATGCTTTCTCAACCCCGAAACAAAATCCATATCTTCCAACAATGTTCAGCAAGATTTTACAATATACAAATTTTGACTATTTGCATTCCTCGACTTTTCCCATCCTGTCATGCATACTATCATTACATGTGCATGCCTCAAGCACTTTTTTTATTGTTCATTTTTGCCTCCGTAACGATAAATGATGTTTAACATTTCTTGAGAGTTTTCCAGGGTAAATTCATTTCATATCGACAAATGATACCCAAAAAAGAGGCCCAATAAGTATTGATCGGATTTTAACATGAAccattcatatttttaaaatttccaacATTATGGCACATGATAATCATTCAAGAGTCAGCAGTACAATCAGAGGAGAATTCAGTCACATTAACTAAATGCAAACACCCTAATGACATTCTTGAATCATTCAAGAATACCTatttaccaaaagaaaaatgatgccACCACATACCGTGAATCATGGCCGAGCCAGTATCACTGGATACTCCAAACTGCAACTTCGTGTACCGGTTATTGCTTTTGTCAATTGAGCGATTTGGATGAATAAACGTGAACACCTATCTTAGTTGAAAACAATATATCAAGTCGTGGTGAAACAGTTGATGAATTAAGACTGTTTACAAGTTAATAACATCAAATGCGCCTGAGTGAAAAAATCTCACAGGTTGAGGAGGAGCAAGTCTTGCAATGTTGTGcaatttaacaacataagCAGTTTCAAAGTGTGCAACATCTTTATGCGACTTAACCTGAAACATAACCACAATAAGTTGCTAAGGAATCCTCAAAACAGATAGTATTGGGACATCTTGGGCACAAAGACACAAGCATACATCATTGTAAAGCTTTGAAGCAGTCACCGGTTGGATGAAACTCGTGTACCTGAAAAGAGGCATACAAACTTTTATGAGAGAAACActaatgaaaattgaaaactattGATGCTGAGCACTTAGATAAGAAATCTGGACAGTTTCCCCACAAGATATCCAAATGTCAATACTGATTTTTGAACAAATCCTGTCCCGAGGGGGGCACCTTTCACgtaaaacttcaaaataaatgtatacgtaCGATGAAGGTATTGAGATTCCATCGTCCTTCAAAAGTCTCTGAGCTCCATCAAGGCACTCAGGAGATAGCTCATTATCACCAAATGAACCCAATAATTCACTCACCTATTACACAATTGAAGGCAATGGTTttaagaaaacccaaaaacaaatagaTGATTATTCATGATAATACTTGCATACCAAAATGTCAGCTTTCTCAGGAGCATCCCAGTAACGCATATCACTTGAAATTATGG
This window encodes:
- the LOC18788936 gene encoding uncharacterized protein LOC18788936 isoform X1, giving the protein MKTLAIKWHEQVHWCASFPSSHMPIFNPRKKIEVIKVTKATSLSSESNAKKANLCAAKKERIKLPNHDDSSGGKTFHISEFLSHQSGIEAMLNTRALKSFESLDTDTYRCTLPKLQLLNFEAAPVLDLRVTPTNEDCIVEMLSCRFEGSEAVERQNSHFSAFMRNHMSWDTNDSESFLEVDVKLNLTLEIYTRPFTMMPVSAVERPGNFVMTCRMMQALVDRLVPLLLQQLLQDYSKWVVDKQAVG
- the LOC18788936 gene encoding uncharacterized protein LOC18788936 isoform X2; amino-acid sequence: MKTLAIKWHEQVHWCASFPSSHMPIFNPRKKIEVIKVTKATSLSSESNAKKANLCAAKKERIKLPNHDDSSGGKTFHISEFLSHQSGIEAMLNTRALKSFESLDTDTYRCTLPKLQLLNFEAAPVLDLRVTPTNEDCIVEMLSCRFEGSEAVERQNSHFSAFMRNHMSWDTNDSESFLEVDVKLNLTLEIYTRPFTMMPVSAVERPGNLMMQALVDRLVPLLLQQLLQDYSKWVVDKQAVG
- the LOC18790220 gene encoding protein starmaker, with product MYNGIGLQTPRGSGTNGYIQTNKFFIKSRTGKVADSSRGFDDDQGMGGVMKKANRDILEHDRKRQIQLKLVVLEDKLIDQGFTDTEIAEKLEEARKTLEAAAASEELGGSTAVVISDKKVSDTQTHQIAARKEKQMETLRAALGLASSDLTEKDTDEVDDGLKSSRKNGPNDDGRPQERSEHAFLDRDYSRKKHGEEKQKAEKDDKKKSVKESRRNKKEESRKKRHKYDSSDTDNSGSPPKADKKKKRRGTSSSDEDDSEVDVGKKHKVAKKHNKRRNENTDDSDSATSDDDAKDSSRKKVDKFKKPHRRHDSDEDDSEVDGRKKQKVVKKHNKSRKNDTDDSDSATSDDGAEGRSRKEVEKSKQPRRRHDSDEDSGSDKDFSKSRAEKEKLHVKPSRRHDSGDESDSDSRMERKKSQVEKQRNQHGSRKVERDNFVVEDDNKGNNVRSGKSRKNYDVDDESDYERSRKSRGAITEKSRGSGRIDTDDDVTVEREDRVHSKDSEPQWVSRRGNQDYEERGGGRSRSKDDQEHKGRKHGRDEEDHGIRGRHNKEEENRGRKHGRDEEDHEYRKHRENHEEEHGNRKLGKMEEEQGNKDIDRDQVMDYKRAKYDDARSNERRRHENDKHNEEDPKYRRRVEDVEEERGNRRHGKIDEERGSKETQREKRRHGNDKHIEEDRKYRRHAEDIEEERGNRRYGKVDEERGSKETERVRRRHENDKHNEDDRIYRRHGEDVEEERGIRRHGNIDEEGGSKEPERDRHLDYKRARSDDSRRHGNIDEEGGSKETERDRHLDYKRARYDDSRSSERRRYENDKHNDGRSRNRD